A stretch of the Vigna radiata var. radiata cultivar VC1973A chromosome 7, Vradiata_ver6, whole genome shotgun sequence genome encodes the following:
- the LOC106769171 gene encoding scarecrow-like protein 28, which translates to MLAGCSSSTLLSPSHRLRSEAPAPFQACHFPRPSMSTQRLDLPCSTFTRKDSSSRSQPLRPVGLSVEKPIEAKTSTCSLKHNIRLPPLAITAATPLVEESIKDKSLKRLAEHDESFTNVPKRKKGITERDNSGDNFWFQPGVEGNTLGGLNNTSLAFSPEEETVCFVPSEVVSHSAPFPLNPWLESCVTKITNFGEGSHRPRQHHNDHATEGSVSNASSESQSLRLNENASEHEVGNGSGNPYHHHEVETGEEDDHHGLELVSFLTGCVDAIGSRNVAAINQFIAKLGDLASPRGTPISRICAYFTEALAIRVTRLWPHVFHITTTSRDMVEDDETGTALRLLNQVTPIPKFIHFTSNEMLLRAFEGKDRVHIIDFDIKQGLQWPSLFQSLASRTHPPSHVRITGIGESKQELNETGDRLAGFAEALNLPFEFHPVVDRLEDVRLWMLHVKEQETVAVNCILQLHKTLYDGSGGALRDFLGLIRSTNPSVVVVAEQEAEHNEARLEARVCKSLKYYSALFDCIEETGVAQESAVRVKIEEMYGREIKNMVACEGRERLERHESFGKWRRMLVEQGGLRCLGVSEREMSQSQLLLKMYSCESYSIKKVEIEGATGVTLSWLEQPLYTVSAWVPVDVAGTSSSFSHPT; encoded by the coding sequence ATGTTGGCTGGGTGTTCTAGTTCGACATTGTTGTCACCGAGCCACAGATTGAGGAGCGAAGCACCAGCACCGTTTCAAGCCTGCCATTTTCCGCGACCTTCCATGAGCACGCAGAGGTTGGATTTGCCATGTTCTACCTTCACACGCAAAGACAGCTCTTCACGCTCGCAGCCCCTCAGGCCAGTGGGGCTCTCGGTGGAGAAACCCATAGAAGCCAAGACCAGCACATGTTCTCTCAAGCACAACATTCGACTCCCACCTTTGGCCATCACAGCGGCAACACCATTGGTGGAAGAGTCCATCAAGGACAAGAGTTTGAAAAGGCTCGCGGAGCACGATGAGTCCTTCACCAACGTACCCAAGAGGAAAAAGGGTATCACGGAGCGTGACAATTCCGGTGATAACTTCTGGTTTCAGCCTGGCGTTGAGGGTAACACTTTAGGAGGGCTCAACAACACTTCACTTGCTTTCTCCCCGGAGGAAGAGACGGTTTGTTTTGTTCCTTCTGAAGTGGTGTCTCATTCTGCACCTTTTCCCTTAAACCCGTGGCTGGAATCATGTGTAACAAAGATTACCAACTTCGGTGAGGGTAGCCACCGTCCTCGCCAGCATCACAACGACCATGCAACTGAAGGGTCGGTCTCCAACGCTTCTTCTGAGAGCCAAAGCCTGAGGCTAAACGAGAACGCGTCAGAACATGAAGTGGGAAACGGTTCGGGAAATCCTTACCATCACCACGAGGTGGAGACAGGGGAAGAAGATGATCATCACGGGTTGGAACTCGTTAGCTTTCTCACTGGCTGCGTGGATGCCATTGGATCAAGAAACGTAGCTGCTATAAACCAGTTCATCGCAAAATTAGGTGATCTTGCGTCTCCAAGGGGAACCCCCATAAGCCGCATATGCGCTTATTTCACAGAAGCCTTGGCCATCAGAGTAACAAGGCTTTGGCCTCATGTTTTTCACATTACCACAACTTCCCGAGACATGGTGGAGGATGACGAAACCGGAACTGCACTGAGGCTTCTCAACCAGGTGACCCCAATTCCCAAGTTTATCCATTTCACATCAAACGAGATGCTGCTGAGGGCGTTTGAAGGAAAAGACAGAGTTCACATAATAGACTTCGACATCAAGCAAGGTCTTCAATGGCCAAGCTTGTTCCAGAGCCTAGCGTCGAGAACGCACCCTCCGAGTCACGTGAGAATCACGGGAATAGGAGAATCAAAGCAAGAGCTAAACGAAACCGGAGACAGACTCGCGGGCTTCGCGGAAGCGCTGAACCTCCCCTTCGAGTTCCACCCCGTCGTGGACAGACTCGAAGACGTGAGGCTGTGGATGCTCCACGTGAAGGAGCAGGAAACAGTGGCCGTGAACTGCATTTTGCAGCTGCACAAGACGCTTTACGACGGAAGCGGAGGAGCTTTGAGGGATTTCTTGGGACTGATCCGCAGCACGAATCCGAGCGTGGTGGTGGTGGCCGAACAGGAAGCAGAACACAACGAGGCAAGGTTGGAAGCAAGGGTGTGCAAGTCGTTGAAGTATTACTCAGCGTTGTTCGATTGCATCGAGGAAACTGGGGTGGCGCAAGAGAGTGCAGTGAGGGTGAAGATAGAGGAGATGTACGGGAGGGAGATAAAAAACATGGTGGCATGTGAAGGGAGGGAGAGGTTGGAGAGACACGAGAGTTTCGGGAAGTGGAGGAGGATGTTGGTGGAGCAAGGAGGGTTGAGATGTTTGGGAGTTTCTGAGAGGGAAATGAGTCAGAGCCAGTTGCTGTTGAAGATGTATTCTTGTGAGAGTTACAGTATAAAGAAGGTGGAGATTGAAGGAGCAACAGGGGTTACTCTTAGTTGGCTTGAGCAACCTTTGTACACTGTTTCAGCTTGGGTTCCTGTTGATGTTGCCGGTACCTCGTCCTCTTTTTCTCACCCAAcatga